The proteins below are encoded in one region of Chelonia mydas isolate rCheMyd1 chromosome 11, rCheMyd1.pri.v2, whole genome shotgun sequence:
- the LOC119567344 gene encoding maestro heat-like repeat family member 5, whose translation MHKAADIIYLLRREGLGSISQDIAVSLRPFIDDERGGVRSAAISLLGNVVSRVQDPDKPLVQQEIIHCLLPLLLHLADQEESVTLRCKLTLFRCAVFLGWAHLKRLFRSMAWDGSSQLLKCVGKCLMQNNKSHIPKFLFQALEYLESSQTTIRHSAALFIGNTIRHYYNLLSETVNEDGISRLYEAFQEVPLKSDRTTWDILNRHYKWLQKLVNLVSGSAFD comes from the exons ATGCACAAAGCTGCAGACATCATCTACCTCCTCAGGAGGGAGGGGCTTGGCTCCATCTCCCAGGACATTGCAGTCAGCCTTCGCCCCTTCATTGATGAC GAGAGGGGCGGTGTGCgctcagctgccatttcactgctTGGCAACGTGGTGAGCAGGGTGCAGGACCCGGACAAACCCCTCGTGCAGCAGGAAATCATCCACTGCTTGCTCCCGCTGCTGCTGCATCTTGCAGACCAGGAGGAGAGTGTGACACTG CGATGTAAACTGACGCTCTTCCGCTGCGCAGTGTTTCTCGGCTGGGCTCATTTGAAGAGGCTGTTCCGCAGCATGGCCTGGGATGGCTCCTCACAGCTCTTGAAGTGTGTCGGGAAGTGCTTG ATGCAGAACAACAAGAGCCACATCCCCAAATTCCTGTTCCAGGCCCTAGAGTACCTGGAAAGCTCCCAGACAACAATACGACACTCTGCAGCCTTGTTCATTG GAAATACTATCCGCCATTACTACAATTTGTTGTCTGAAACAGTGAATGAAGATGGCATCTCCCGCCTGTATGAAG CTTTTCAGGAAGTGCCTTTGAAATCTGACAGGACCACGTGGGACATCCTCAACAGACATTATAAATGGTTGCAGAAGCTTGTAAATCTCGTGTCGGGTTCTGCGTTTGACTAG